In the Clostridium sporogenes genome, one interval contains:
- a CDS encoding GTP pyrophosphokinase family protein encodes MALGEWKTFLIPYKQAVEELKVKLKSIRKEYREKNEYSPIEFVTGRVKEISSILEKANKFNIPLDRIGCEMEDIAGIRIMCQFTSDIEKVVELVRQRKDMQIIYEKDYITNVKDSGYRSYHMIIKYPVSMAGGQKEILAELQIRTLAMNFWATIEHSLNYKYKHQIPNDIKLKLKSAADAAFNLDKLMMEIKDEIKDAQKLFEVKSSLVSYIMDNILILQSMGKIIDSNRYQVQLNKLIEEGEVFELNSLLKSTEKTIEMYK; translated from the coding sequence ATGGCACTAGGTGAATGGAAAACTTTTTTAATTCCATATAAGCAAGCAGTAGAGGAGCTTAAGGTTAAGCTTAAAAGTATAAGAAAAGAATATAGAGAAAAAAATGAATATTCTCCTATAGAATTTGTTACAGGAAGAGTAAAAGAAATTTCTAGTATATTAGAAAAAGCAAACAAATTCAATATACCATTAGATAGAATTGGTTGTGAAATGGAGGATATAGCCGGTATAAGAATAATGTGTCAGTTTACTAGTGATATAGAAAAAGTAGTAGAGCTAGTACGACAGAGAAAAGATATGCAAATAATATATGAAAAAGATTATATAACTAATGTTAAGGATAGTGGGTATAGAAGTTACCATATGATTATAAAATATCCTGTTAGTATGGCAGGAGGACAAAAAGAAATTTTAGCAGAACTTCAAATAAGAACATTAGCTATGAACTTTTGGGCTACTATAGAACATTCATTAAATTATAAATATAAACATCAAATACCTAATGATATAAAATTAAAGCTTAAATCAGCGGCAGATGCAGCTTTTAATTTAGATAAACTCATGATGGAAATAAAAGATGAAATAAAGGATGCACAAAAGCTCTTTGAAGTAAAATCAAGTCTAGTATCTTACATAATGGATAATATTTTAATACTGCAATCTATGGGGAAAATTATAGATTCCAATAGATATCAAGTTCAATTAAATAAACTTATAGAAGAAGGGGAAGTATTTGAACTAAACAGCCTTCTAAAATCAACAGAAAAGACTATAGAAATGTATAAATAA
- a CDS encoding metalloregulator ArsR/SmtB family transcription factor: protein MDNNYTKYNDMAELLKVLSHPVRICIVKGLLEKGECNVSHMQDCLGMPQSTISQHLQKLKSAGIIEGDRNGLQINYHVCNKKVEELIRILINE, encoded by the coding sequence ATGGATAATAATTATACAAAATATAATGATATGGCAGAACTTTTAAAAGTGCTATCCCACCCAGTTAGGATATGTATAGTAAAGGGACTTTTAGAAAAAGGAGAATGTAATGTAAGTCATATGCAAGATTGTTTAGGTATGCCTCAATCTACTATATCTCAGCATTTACAAAAATTAAAAAGTGCAGGGATAATAGAAGGAGATAGAAATGGGCTTCAAATAAATTATCATGTTTGCAATAAAAAAGTAGAAGAGTTGATAAGAATATTGATTAATGAGTAA
- a CDS encoding DUF2225 domain-containing protein: MNYDESHKNNNKDWPIYKKNSAEWLKERSLLYDKEVTCPVCGNTFKAKSIKTSSYRVIKKDSDLFIRYSIINPYFYDVWVCNECGYAAMKRDFNKIKSFQINSVKEGITPDWVPREYPEIYNIDIAIERFKLSLLNYVVIESASSKKAFNCLKLAWMYRLKNSYDKENLFLNQALESLKEAYSSEDFPIYGMDNYTTMYLIAELMRKTGSTEEALRWFSNVITCPGISSRLKNLARDQKDLIKEEMNEIDPNAINDASMEIDEIDNTKSKGGFLSKFINKIKII; this comes from the coding sequence TTGAATTACGATGAATCACATAAAAATAATAATAAAGATTGGCCAATATATAAAAAAAATAGTGCTGAATGGTTAAAGGAAAGATCCCTTTTATATGATAAAGAAGTCACCTGTCCTGTATGTGGCAATACCTTTAAAGCGAAGTCTATAAAAACTTCCTCTTATAGAGTTATAAAAAAGGATTCTGATCTTTTTATACGATATTCTATTATAAATCCTTATTTTTATGATGTCTGGGTTTGTAATGAATGTGGCTATGCTGCTATGAAAAGAGACTTTAATAAAATAAAATCTTTTCAAATAAATTCTGTAAAAGAAGGAATAACCCCTGATTGGGTTCCTAGGGAATACCCTGAAATATATAATATAGATATAGCTATTGAAAGATTTAAATTGTCTTTATTAAACTATGTAGTCATAGAATCTGCTTCCAGCAAAAAAGCATTTAATTGCTTAAAATTAGCTTGGATGTATAGATTAAAAAACAGTTATGATAAAGAAAATTTATTTTTAAATCAAGCTCTAGAATCTCTTAAAGAAGCCTATTCTTCTGAGGATTTTCCCATATATGGAATGGATAATTATACCACCATGTATCTAATAGCAGAGTTAATGAGAAAAACTGGCAGTACTGAAGAAGCTTTACGCTGGTTTAGCAATGTCATAACATGTCCTGGCATTTCTAGTAGATTAAAAAATTTAGCTAGAGATCAAAAGGATCTTATAAAGGAAGAAATGAATGAAATTGATCCTAATGCTATAAATGATGCATCTATGGAGATTGATGAAATAGATAATACTAAGTCCAAAGGTGGATTTTTATCTAAGTTTATAAATAAAATAAAAATCATATAA
- a CDS encoding metallophosphoesterase: MSLYAISDLHLAFNEDKPMDIFGDKWFMHHERIKENWEKKITKGDTVLIAGDISWSMKIEEGLHDLEWIHNLKGRKILIKGNHDYWWSSINKLNKLYEDMNFIQNNFFIYENYAICGTRGWNPKPSDNFTSHDEKIYRRELIRLRLSLDEAKKAGMKKFIVMLHYPATNDKFEDSPMTELLKEYNVDKVIYGHLHGISTTKSLEGLRDGIEYHLTSCDHINFDPVKII, encoded by the coding sequence GTGAGCTTATATGCAATATCGGATTTACATTTAGCTTTCAATGAAGATAAGCCTATGGATATATTTGGGGATAAATGGTTTATGCATCATGAGAGAATAAAAGAAAATTGGGAGAAAAAAATAACTAAAGGTGATACAGTTCTTATAGCTGGAGATATTTCTTGGTCTATGAAAATAGAAGAGGGATTACATGATTTAGAGTGGATTCATAATTTAAAGGGAAGAAAAATTTTAATAAAAGGTAATCATGATTATTGGTGGAGTTCTATAAATAAATTAAATAAATTGTATGAGGATATGAATTTCATACAAAATAATTTTTTTATATATGAAAATTATGCTATATGCGGAACAAGGGGGTGGAATCCTAAGCCATCAGATAATTTTACTAGTCATGATGAAAAAATATACAGAAGAGAGCTCATAAGACTAAGGCTATCATTAGATGAAGCAAAAAAAGCAGGAATGAAAAAATTTATAGTTATGTTACATTATCCTGCTACTAATGACAAATTTGAGGATTCACCAATGACTGAACTTTTAAAGGAATATAATGTAGATAAGGTTATATATGGACATTTACATGGAATAAGTACAACTAAGTCACTAGAAGGATTGAGAGATGGAATAGAGTACCATTTAACTTCATGTGATCATATAAATTTTGATCCCGTAAAAATTATTTAA
- a CDS encoding RNA-binding transcriptional accessory protein, whose translation MNNINSILSKELNISIKYIDAVIDLLDQGNTVPFIARYRKEVTGGMSDETLRELFERLTYLRNLSSKKEDVIRLIDEQGKLTEELKASVLNCKTVTEVDDLYRPYRPKRRTRATIAEEKGLKPLAKLILEGNFKEDIKTYASEFINEEKEVKTVEDALQGAMDIISEIISDEAEYRKWIRNFVFNEGVIETKGESEEPTPYEMYYDYKENVKTIPPHRILAINRGEKEKILAAKITCNEDRIVEYLKSKALKNNKETDVYIEDSIKDSLKRLIYPSIEREIRSELTEKGEEGAIKIFKENLRALLMQAPIKDKVVLGYDPGFRTGCKIAVLDETGKLLDTATVYATAPQNDVQGSIKILKELIYKHDVDVISLGNGTASRESEEVISRMLKEIKEEKGKDICYVIVSEAGASVYSASKLATEEYPDINVSLRGAISIGRRLQDPLAELVKIDPKSIGVGQYQHDVSQKKLDESLKGIVEDCVNAVGVDLNTATPSLLSYISGINTSIAKNIVAYREEVGKFKSRKELLKVKRLGQKAFEQCAGFLRVMESKEPLDNTGVHPESYDSTKKFLSLLEYDINDVKNNKLQDIDSRVSNIGIDNICGKIDIGKPTLLDIIKEIKKPGRDPREDLPKPILKTGIVDITQLKPDMILMGTVRNVADFGAFVDIGVHQDGLVHISQLSDSFVKHPLDIVKVGDIVEVRILEVDQKRNRISLSMKK comes from the coding sequence ATGAACAACATAAATAGTATTTTATCAAAAGAACTTAACATATCCATTAAATATATAGATGCAGTTATAGATTTATTAGATCAAGGAAATACTGTTCCCTTCATAGCGAGATATAGAAAAGAAGTAACAGGGGGAATGAGTGACGAAACTCTAAGAGAACTTTTTGAAAGATTAACATATTTAAGAAATTTAAGCTCTAAAAAGGAAGATGTTATAAGACTTATAGATGAGCAAGGAAAGCTTACAGAAGAACTTAAAGCATCTGTCCTTAACTGTAAAACTGTTACAGAAGTAGATGATTTATACAGACCATATAGGCCAAAGAGAAGGACAAGAGCTACAATAGCAGAAGAAAAAGGATTAAAACCTTTGGCTAAATTAATACTAGAAGGTAATTTTAAAGAGGATATAAAAACATATGCTAGTGAATTTATAAATGAAGAAAAAGAAGTAAAAACCGTTGAAGATGCTCTTCAAGGTGCTATGGATATAATAAGTGAGATTATATCTGATGAAGCGGAGTACAGAAAATGGATAAGAAATTTTGTGTTTAATGAAGGGGTAATAGAAACTAAAGGTGAAAGTGAAGAACCTACTCCTTATGAGATGTACTATGATTACAAAGAAAATGTAAAAACTATCCCTCCTCACAGAATATTAGCTATAAATAGAGGAGAAAAGGAAAAAATATTAGCAGCTAAAATTACCTGCAATGAAGATAGAATAGTAGAATATTTAAAAAGTAAAGCATTAAAAAATAATAAAGAAACAGATGTGTATATAGAAGATTCCATTAAAGATTCTTTAAAAAGATTGATATATCCATCAATAGAAAGAGAGATACGTTCAGAGCTAACAGAAAAAGGAGAAGAAGGAGCTATAAAAATATTTAAAGAAAATTTAAGAGCTCTTTTAATGCAAGCACCTATAAAGGATAAAGTAGTCTTAGGATATGATCCAGGATTTAGAACAGGATGTAAGATAGCAGTATTAGATGAAACAGGAAAGTTATTAGATACAGCTACAGTTTATGCTACAGCACCACAAAATGATGTGCAAGGTTCTATAAAAATATTAAAAGAATTAATATATAAACATGATGTAGATGTAATATCTTTGGGAAATGGAACAGCAAGTAGAGAATCAGAAGAAGTTATATCAAGAATGCTTAAAGAAATAAAAGAAGAAAAAGGTAAAGATATATGTTATGTTATAGTATCTGAAGCGGGAGCCTCTGTTTATTCTGCATCAAAATTAGCAACAGAAGAATATCCAGATATAAATGTTTCTTTAAGAGGAGCAATATCTATAGGGAGAAGGCTTCAAGATCCTCTAGCGGAACTTGTAAAGATAGATCCTAAATCTATAGGGGTAGGGCAATATCAGCATGATGTATCTCAAAAAAAATTAGATGAGTCATTAAAAGGTATAGTAGAAGATTGTGTTAATGCGGTAGGAGTAGATTTGAATACTGCAACACCATCACTTTTGTCTTATATTTCAGGAATTAATACTTCTATAGCAAAAAATATAGTAGCCTATAGAGAAGAAGTTGGAAAATTTAAAAGTAGAAAAGAACTATTAAAAGTAAAAAGATTAGGACAAAAAGCTTTTGAGCAATGTGCAGGTTTCCTTAGGGTTATGGAAAGTAAAGAACCTTTAGACAATACGGGAGTTCATCCAGAATCTTATGATAGCACTAAGAAATTTTTAAGTTTATTAGAGTATGATATAAATGATGTGAAAAATAATAAATTACAGGATATAGATTCTAGAGTTAGCAATATAGGTATAGATAATATATGCGGTAAAATAGATATAGGAAAGCCTACATTACTAGATATTATAAAAGAAATAAAAAAACCTGGAAGAGATCCAAGAGAGGATTTACCTAAACCTATATTAAAGACAGGAATTGTTGACATAACTCAATTAAAACCAGATATGATTTTAATGGGAACTGTTAGGAATGTAGCGGACTTTGGAGCCTTTGTAGATATAGGAGTGCATCAAGATGGCTTAGTACATATAAGTCAACTTTCAGACAGCTTTGTAAAACATCCTTTAGATATAGTAAAGGTAGGAGATATAGTAGAAGTTAGAATATTAGAAGTAGATCAAAAGAGGAATAGAATTTCTTTAAGTATGAAAAAGTAA
- a CDS encoding EscU/YscU/HrcU family type III secretion system export apparatus switch protein, with translation MNERKKAAALKYEESYTSPVVTAAGMGYVADKILEKASEEKVPIVYDKELANLLTNIDIGDSIPYELYDAVAKVIAYVMEIDERIK, from the coding sequence TTGAATGAAAGAAAAAAGGCTGCAGCTTTAAAATATGAAGAAAGTTATACATCTCCAGTGGTTACTGCGGCTGGTATGGGATATGTAGCAGATAAAATTTTAGAAAAGGCCTCAGAAGAGAAGGTACCTATAGTTTATGATAAAGAATTAGCAAATCTTTTAACTAATATAGATATAGGTGATTCTATACCCTATGAATTATATGATGCAGTAGCAAAAGTAATAGCATATGTTATGGAGATAGACGAAAGAATAAAATAA
- a CDS encoding Zn-dependent exopeptidase M28, with the protein MKNFAKLFYITIILTFLCFSIQTTLFIKSFNINSVFNNINLISSNKFKGRLPGSIENRQVAEYIKDTFKRNNLLPFEKDYFHNFGCFYPSKIGGNPYLKVIDSQGNLVKSYSYGKDFKEDMLNFRENTFLFSDKNVIVQNDFMNINYNNGNFLIYATEDYASNFRSSFVKEAPYNMYVITNKIVFSELKDFVKSGCKIICFIPYSIKETELNNVVGYIKGVNPSNAPIIISSHFDHLGEDLNGTIYSGALDNASGTSFMLELVEYIKSLGTPDRDIIFVSFNAEEFGCLGSRAFVDKYYSKIKNATLLNFDMIGGNESVPLCIMGSDKDTANTPLIKELSALCVYKNVNFNYMFENASDHYFFREKGINAITFCDNDTSKIHTPKDKIEFINKNSIKRCYNVASLKIINSAFRGNLFYIYYKEFLIVSSVLLLIFIKRQKRYKLRVLRFK; encoded by the coding sequence ATGAAAAATTTTGCCAAATTATTTTATATAACTATTATTTTAACCTTTTTATGCTTTAGTATACAAACTACTTTATTTATAAAATCATTTAATATAAACTCTGTATTTAATAATATTAATTTAATATCCTCTAATAAATTTAAGGGAAGACTTCCTGGCTCTATAGAAAATAGACAAGTCGCAGAATATATAAAGGATACTTTTAAACGTAACAATCTACTTCCCTTTGAAAAAGACTATTTCCATAACTTTGGTTGTTTTTATCCAAGTAAAATAGGGGGAAATCCTTACTTGAAAGTAATAGATTCTCAAGGTAATTTAGTTAAAAGTTATTCATATGGTAAGGATTTTAAAGAAGATATGCTTAATTTTAGAGAAAATACTTTCTTATTTTCTGATAAAAATGTAATTGTTCAAAATGATTTTATGAATATAAATTATAATAATGGTAATTTTCTTATATATGCTACAGAGGATTACGCTTCTAACTTTAGAAGTTCTTTTGTAAAAGAAGCTCCTTATAATATGTATGTAATCACAAACAAAATAGTTTTTTCTGAGTTAAAAGACTTTGTAAAATCAGGATGTAAGATAATTTGTTTTATCCCTTATTCCATAAAAGAAACTGAACTTAATAACGTTGTAGGATATATAAAAGGAGTAAATCCTAGTAATGCCCCTATCATAATTTCTTCCCATTTTGATCATTTAGGTGAAGATTTAAATGGCACTATATATAGTGGAGCTTTAGATAATGCTTCTGGCACTAGCTTTATGCTAGAATTAGTTGAATATATTAAATCTTTGGGTACACCGGATAGAGATATTATATTTGTTTCTTTTAACGCAGAAGAGTTTGGATGCCTTGGTTCTAGAGCTTTTGTAGATAAATACTATAGTAAAATAAAAAATGCTACACTTTTAAATTTCGATATGATAGGAGGCAACGAAAGCGTTCCCCTTTGTATAATGGGATCTGACAAAGATACTGCTAATACTCCTCTTATAAAAGAATTATCTGCCTTGTGTGTATATAAGAATGTTAATTTTAATTATATGTTTGAAAATGCTAGTGATCATTATTTTTTTAGGGAAAAAGGAATAAATGCTATAACATTTTGTGATAATGATACTTCTAAGATTCACACTCCTAAGGATAAAATAGAATTTATAAATAAAAATTCTATAAAAAGATGTTATAATGTAGCCTCACTAAAAATTATAAACTCTGCTTTTAGAGGAAATTTATTTTATATATACTATAAAGAATTTTTAATTGTATCCTCTGTTTTACTTCTGATATTTATAAAAAGACAAAAAAGATATAAACTAAGAGTTCTAAGATTTAAATAA
- a CDS encoding ECF transporter S component: protein MRNNKLNKLVKISVLSTIGFLLMFIEIPIPIFPEFLKIDISDIPALVGGFALGPIAGILIELMKNILHGIFKGSTVFVGEFANFLVGSVLVGVSSYIYKRDKTKKGALVGLAIGTICMSVVAGLFNYYVLLPLYEKALNFPIEAIVAIGNKLNPKIVDLKSFVYWSIIPFNLLKGVVVSLITAVIYKSVSPILHERK from the coding sequence ATGAGAAATAATAAATTGAATAAATTGGTGAAAATATCAGTATTAAGCACTATAGGATTTTTACTTATGTTTATAGAGATTCCAATACCTATATTCCCAGAGTTTTTAAAGATTGATATAAGTGATATACCTGCATTAGTAGGTGGCTTTGCTTTAGGCCCTATAGCGGGAATATTAATAGAACTTATGAAAAACATATTACATGGTATATTTAAAGGAAGTACAGTTTTTGTAGGAGAATTTGCAAACTTTTTAGTAGGATCTGTCTTGGTAGGTGTTTCATCATATATTTATAAGAGAGATAAAACTAAAAAAGGAGCATTAGTAGGACTAGCTATAGGGACAATATGTATGTCTGTAGTAGCGGGATTATTTAACTATTATGTTCTTTTACCATTATATGAGAAAGCTTTGAATTTTCCAATAGAGGCAATAGTAGCTATAGGAAATAAATTAAATCCTAAAATAGTAGATTTAAAAAGTTTTGTATATTGGTCTATAATTCCATTTAATTTACTTAAGGGGGTAGTAGTATCTCTAATAACTGCAGTTATATATAAAAGTGTATCCCCTATACTTCATGAAAGAAAATAA
- a CDS encoding FAD-dependent oxidoreductase, with translation MNKKVLIIGGVAGGASAAARLRRLDENAQIIMFERGEYISFANCGLPYYIGETIKERDNLLVQTPEAMMGRFNIDVRVNSEVTSIDTKEKKVTVNSKEKGKYEETYDYIIMSPGAIPIKPPIEGINNSKIFTLRNIPDTDKIKDYVDNKNVKSAVVVGGGYIGVEMAENLKERGINVVLVEAAPHILAPFDSEMVTFAEQELQDNGVGLILGDGVKSFHENNNKIKVSLQSGTELNVDIVILAIGVKPDTQFLKGSSIEIGPRGHIIVDKHMKTNVEGIYAVGDAIEVVDYINENKTAIPLAGPANKQGRIAADNIFGLNSSYKGTQGTAIIKVFGLTGASTGNNERALSKFNIPYEISYTHSQSHASYYPGATQISLKLIFDTKGKILGAQAFGYDGVDKRIDDIATVIRFGGTIYDLEELELAYAPPYSSAKDPVNMIGFVAENLLTGKVETVLSKDIDNRDKNKVMLLDVRDDIEIENGKLEGAIEIPINQLRNRLSEIPKDKEVWIYCQIGLRGYIAARILMANGYKVKNLNGGYKTYIMNKFIPKKIHNILQNEINETKEKVEETLELDACGLSCPGPLMKVNNTVNEMNEGETLKIKASDPGFYIDIQSWCERTDNELLSVSKDKGIVIALIKKGKKKLKIHERNMKVETKENDNKTLVVFSGDLDKAIASFVIANGAMAMGKKVTMFFTFWGLNILRKPEKAQVQKGFMDKMFASMMPRGSKKLKLSKMNMMGMGSKMIRKVMKNKNISSLEELIQSAIDSGINIVACQMSMDVMGIKEEELIDGVNIGGVGYYLGEAEDSNVNLFI, from the coding sequence ATGAATAAGAAGGTGCTAATCATTGGAGGTGTAGCAGGAGGCGCTTCTGCAGCCGCAAGACTTAGAAGACTTGATGAAAATGCACAAATAATAATGTTTGAAAGAGGAGAATATATTTCTTTTGCTAATTGTGGATTACCTTATTACATAGGAGAAACTATAAAGGAAAGAGATAATCTCTTAGTTCAAACTCCCGAAGCTATGATGGGTAGATTTAATATTGACGTGAGAGTAAACAGCGAGGTTACATCAATAGATACTAAAGAAAAGAAGGTTACAGTAAACAGTAAAGAAAAGGGGAAATATGAAGAAACTTATGATTATATAATAATGTCACCAGGAGCTATACCTATAAAACCACCTATAGAAGGGATAAATAATTCTAAAATATTCACATTGAGAAATATTCCAGATACAGATAAGATAAAAGATTATGTAGACAATAAAAATGTTAAAAGTGCAGTTGTTGTCGGTGGCGGTTACATAGGCGTTGAAATGGCAGAGAACCTTAAAGAAAGAGGAATAAATGTGGTATTAGTAGAAGCTGCTCCTCACATATTAGCACCTTTCGATTCAGAGATGGTTACTTTTGCTGAACAGGAATTACAGGATAACGGGGTAGGTTTGATTTTAGGTGATGGTGTTAAATCCTTTCATGAGAACAACAATAAAATAAAAGTATCTCTTCAAAGTGGTACTGAATTAAACGTAGATATAGTTATATTGGCTATAGGTGTAAAACCAGATACACAATTCTTAAAAGGATCTTCCATAGAGATTGGTCCTAGAGGACATATAATAGTAGATAAACATATGAAAACCAATGTAGAAGGCATATATGCAGTAGGGGATGCTATAGAGGTAGTAGATTATATAAATGAAAATAAAACTGCTATACCATTAGCAGGACCAGCAAATAAGCAAGGCAGAATAGCAGCAGATAATATATTTGGATTAAATTCTTCTTATAAAGGTACTCAAGGAACTGCTATAATTAAAGTCTTTGGATTAACAGGTGCTAGTACAGGAAATAATGAAAGAGCTTTATCTAAATTTAATATACCATATGAGATATCTTATACTCATTCTCAGTCACATGCAAGTTACTATCCAGGAGCTACACAAATAAGTTTAAAATTAATATTTGATACTAAAGGTAAAATTTTAGGGGCACAAGCTTTTGGTTATGATGGAGTTGATAAAAGAATAGATGATATTGCTACAGTAATAAGATTTGGTGGAACTATATATGATTTAGAGGAGTTAGAATTAGCCTATGCCCCTCCATATTCTTCAGCTAAGGATCCTGTTAATATGATAGGTTTTGTAGCAGAAAATTTATTAACAGGGAAAGTAGAAACTGTATTATCTAAAGATATAGATAATAGAGATAAAAATAAAGTTATGTTATTAGATGTAAGAGATGATATAGAAATTGAAAATGGTAAACTAGAGGGAGCAATAGAGATACCAATAAATCAATTAAGAAATAGATTAAGTGAAATCCCAAAGGATAAAGAAGTATGGATATATTGTCAAATAGGATTAAGAGGATATATTGCTGCTAGAATACTAATGGCTAATGGTTATAAGGTTAAAAATCTTAATGGAGGATATAAAACTTATATCATGAATAAGTTTATACCTAAAAAAATACATAACATACTACAAAATGAAATTAATGAAACCAAGGAAAAAGTAGAGGAAACTTTAGAATTAGATGCTTGTGGATTAAGTTGTCCAGGACCATTAATGAAAGTAAATAACACTGTAAATGAAATGAATGAAGGAGAAACCTTAAAAATAAAAGCCTCAGATCCGGGCTTTTATATAGATATACAATCTTGGTGTGAAAGAACAGATAATGAATTATTAAGTGTATCAAAGGATAAAGGAATAGTCATAGCACTTATTAAGAAAGGTAAAAAAAAGTTAAAAATACATGAAAGGAACATGAAAGTTGAAACTAAAGAAAATGATAATAAGACATTAGTTGTTTTTAGCGGAGATTTAGATAAAGCAATAGCATCTTTTGTTATAGCAAATGGCGCTATGGCTATGGGAAAGAAGGTAACAATGTTTTTTACATTCTGGGGACTAAATATATTAAGAAAACCAGAAAAAGCACAAGTGCAAAAAGGATTTATGGATAAGATGTTTGCATCAATGATGCCAAGAGGAAGCAAAAAGTTAAAGCTTTCTAAAATGAACATGATGGGAATGGGCTCCAAAATGATTAGAAAAGTAATGAAAAATAAAAATATATCTTCTCTTGAAGAACTAATACAATCAGCCATAGATTCAGGTATAAATATAGTTGCATGTCAAATGTCAATGGATGTTATGGGAATAAAAGAAGAGGAATTAATAGATGGTGTAAATATAGGGGGAGTAGGATACTATTTAGGAGAAGCTGAGGATTCTAACGTGAATTTATTCATATAA
- the prfB gene encoding peptide chain release factor 2 (programmed frameshift), whose protein sequence is MILEIQEVINNSYELKNTIKEIGESFDIEKLKNNISELQNKMQEPNFWNDIKEAQRITSEEKYLKDKLTKYNNLKSTIEDIISLCEMLSEEDDDMGKEILSEYKNVKEEIDRFKIETLLSGEYDRNNVIMTLHSGVGGTDAQDWTEMLFRMYTRWAEKEGFTVKIMDLLEAEDAGIKSVTLKITGEFVYGYLKGEKGIHRLVRISPFNANGKRQTSFASIEILPELTDDQEIEIKSEDLKIDTYRAGGAGGQHVNKTESAVRITHIPTGIIVQCQNERSQHTNKETAMKVLKSKLVELKERSHKEKIEDLTGEQKDMGWGSQIRSYVFHPYNLVKDHRTGAETSNVDSVMDGDINMFIIEYLKGNLKN, encoded by the exons ATGATATTAGAAATTCAGGAAGTAATAAATAACTCTTATGAACTTAAAAATACAATAAAAGAAATTGGGGAGTCT TTTGACATAGAAAAATTAAAAAATAATATATCAGAACTACAAAATAAAATGCAAGAACCTAATTTTTGGAATGATATAAAAGAAGCACAAAGAATAACTTCAGAAGAAAAGTATTTAAAAGATAAATTAACAAAATATAATAATTTAAAAAGTACTATAGAAGATATTATATCTCTTTGTGAAATGTTATCAGAAGAAGATGATGACATGGGAAAAGAAATATTATCAGAATATAAAAATGTAAAAGAAGAAATAGATAGATTTAAAATAGAAACTTTACTATCTGGAGAGTATGATAGAAATAACGTAATAATGACTTTGCATTCAGGTGTAGGCGGAACAGATGCCCAAGATTGGACGGAGATGTTGTTTAGAATGTATACTAGATGGGCAGAAAAAGAAGGATTTACTGTTAAGATTATGGATTTATTAGAAGCTGAAGATGCAGGGATAAAGAGTGTAACTTTAAAGATTACTGGAGAGTTTGTTTATGGATATCTTAAAGGCGAAAAAGGAATACACAGATTAGTTAGAATATCTCCTTTTAATGCAAATGGTAAGAGACAGACCTCTTTTGCATCTATAGAAATATTACCAGAATTAACAGATGACCAAGAAATAGAGATAAAAAGTGAAGACTTAAAAATAGATACTTATAGAGCCGGTGGAGCTGGGGGACAACATGTTAATAAAACTGAATCTGCAGTAAGAATAACCCATATACCAACAGGAATTATAGTACAATGTCAGAATGAAAGAAGTCAGCATACTAATAAAGAAACAGCTATGAAGGTCTTAAAATCAAAGCTAGTAGAATTAAAAGAAAGATCTCATAAGGAAAAAATAGAAGATCTAACAGGAGAACAAAAGGATATGGGATGGGGAAGTCAAATAAGATCTTATGTATTCCATCCTTATAATTTAGTAAAAGATCACAGAACAGGAGCAGAGACTAGCAATGTGGATTCAGTAATGGATGGGGACATAAATATGTTTATAATAGAGTATTTAAAAGGAAATTTAAAAAATTGA